A part of Myxococcus landrumus genomic DNA contains:
- a CDS encoding metal ABC transporter substrate-binding protein: MRHFRFVAALCAALTLFIAVPARAAVNVVTTLPDLAALTKAVGGDLVQVQSMALGSQDPHRVDAKPSLALALRNADLLISVGLDLEIGWLPNLQTGSRNPRIQVGNAGFLNASQFVRLLEVPATKVDRSEGDVHPGGNPHYLYDPRQAAAVARGIAERLAQLDSKNAATYRANATRFVTELDAARVGWEKRLAGLKGVPVIAFHRTTPYLADWLGFEPIAFLEPKPGIPPNPSHVAQVLVQARQRKVRMVLIESYYNDREAKMVANMIPAQLVVLHGGTDFRAGETYIQHINEMVGNLEKALTAGKGG, encoded by the coding sequence ATGCGTCACTTTCGATTCGTCGCGGCCCTGTGCGCCGCGCTCACCCTGTTCATCGCCGTGCCTGCTCGCGCGGCCGTCAACGTCGTCACCACCCTCCCCGACCTCGCCGCGCTGACCAAGGCAGTGGGCGGAGACCTGGTCCAGGTGCAGTCCATGGCCCTGGGAAGCCAGGACCCGCACCGCGTGGACGCGAAGCCCAGCCTCGCGCTCGCACTGAGAAACGCCGACCTGCTCATCTCCGTGGGACTGGACCTGGAGATCGGCTGGCTGCCGAATCTTCAGACGGGTTCGCGCAACCCACGCATCCAGGTGGGCAATGCGGGCTTCCTCAATGCCTCGCAGTTCGTCCGACTGCTGGAGGTCCCCGCCACCAAGGTGGACCGCAGCGAGGGCGATGTGCACCCCGGCGGCAATCCCCACTACCTCTATGACCCGCGCCAGGCCGCGGCGGTGGCTCGCGGAATCGCCGAGCGGCTGGCGCAGCTCGACTCCAAGAACGCGGCCACCTACCGCGCCAACGCGACCCGGTTCGTCACCGAGCTCGATGCCGCGCGCGTGGGCTGGGAGAAGCGGCTGGCCGGTCTCAAGGGGGTCCCTGTCATCGCGTTCCACCGGACGACGCCCTACCTGGCGGACTGGCTGGGCTTCGAGCCCATCGCGTTCCTCGAGCCCAAGCCGGGCATCCCGCCCAACCCGTCGCATGTGGCCCAGGTCCTGGTGCAGGCGCGCCAGCGCAAGGTGCGCATGGTGCTCATCGAGAGCTACTACAACGACCGGGAAGCCAAGATGGTCGCGAACATGATTCCGGCGCAGCTGGTCGTCCTGCACGGAGGCACCGACTTCCGCGCGGGCGAGACGTACATCCAGCACATCAACGAGATGGTGGGCAACCTGGAGAAGGCCCTCACCGCTGGGAAGGGGGGCTGA
- a CDS encoding metal ABC transporter ATP-binding protein, with translation MKTDEPTNTEAAAHSVPPTFKLGEPLLTCADLVIGYNDKAMLPPINMVIRRGEFVAVVGRNGSGKSTWFKTLLGMIDPVSGSITRSHPEMRSAYVPQTSGIDSLLPLRARELTAWGRLRGWSFLWPFARKVDRDTVEAALETAGAKAIAGRPYRELSEGQKQRTLLARLIATEADMVLLDEPTAAMDAVAERETMQRLCSLARQRGLGVVVVCHDLEVAAEHADVLLFVDRETSAFVVGDARTVFCHPAFRRQYGDEYCHKAPEGPHRGTSTR, from the coding sequence GTGAAGACCGATGAGCCCACGAACACCGAGGCCGCAGCGCACTCGGTGCCTCCGACCTTCAAGCTGGGCGAACCCCTGCTCACCTGCGCCGACCTGGTCATCGGCTACAACGACAAGGCCATGTTGCCGCCCATCAACATGGTCATCCGGCGCGGCGAATTCGTCGCCGTCGTGGGCCGCAACGGCTCCGGCAAGAGCACCTGGTTCAAGACGCTCCTCGGCATGATTGACCCCGTGTCCGGCAGCATCACCCGGAGCCATCCGGAGATGCGCAGCGCGTATGTCCCGCAGACCTCGGGCATCGACTCGCTGCTGCCGCTGCGCGCCCGGGAGCTGACGGCGTGGGGGCGGCTGCGGGGCTGGAGCTTCTTGTGGCCCTTCGCGCGGAAGGTGGACCGGGACACCGTGGAGGCAGCGCTGGAGACTGCGGGCGCCAAGGCCATCGCGGGAAGGCCCTACCGCGAGCTGTCGGAGGGCCAGAAGCAGCGCACGCTCCTGGCCCGGCTCATCGCCACCGAGGCGGACATGGTGCTGCTGGACGAGCCCACCGCCGCGATGGACGCCGTCGCCGAGCGAGAGACGATGCAGCGGCTGTGTTCACTCGCGCGCCAGCGGGGCCTGGGAGTCGTGGTGGTGTGCCACGACCTGGAGGTCGCCGCCGAACACGCGGACGTGCTGCTCTTCGTGGACCGGGAGACGTCCGCCTTCGTCGTGGGCGACGCGCGCACCGTGTTCTGCCACCCCGCCTTCCGCCGCCAGTACGGCGACGAGTACTGCCACAAAGCACCTGAGGGACCCCATCGTGGAACCAGCACTCGCTGA